Genomic window (Synechococcales cyanobacterium T60_A2020_003):
CGCATTGTCCAACATCGCTTCACGGGCAGTGGGCGAGAGATTAAACAGCGGTTCGGTATTTCGAGTCCGCTGCACCCCTGAGGCTTGCAGGGAAAGCCTTGTGTATTGGCAGAAGGATTTTGCAATCAATTCGGCCTGATTAAACCCTCGCTCTGCCTGTTTCTGGGGATGCATGGGGACGGGAAGAACAACTGGATTGGGATACCGACGAGCTAGGGGCGATCGCTCCCAGGTCTGGGCTAGTTGGATGCCCAATAACCGAGCCAATTCAGGCTGATGGTTATATTTCATCGCCGCGATCGCCTGCCGTAGCGTTCCTCCATACTGTCCCCAGGCGACAATCGGCACAGATTCCCGATGGAGTGGATTAGAAAGGCGATCGCGCTGAAGTTGGCGATCGCAATCGATGCACAAAATTTTAGAGGCTGGGCGATCGCACAATGGACACCGAGCGGCAATCACGAGCCGAGCCAAGGGCTGTACATGCTGCATCCACCCCATAGTTGCTCCTATACGTTTTGTTGATGATGGTTGCCACTACTGTCCTACATTCAGGCCAAAGACGGAATGCTGGAATCACGGATGCTGCACCGCATCTCCAAACGTACGCAACTGTTAAGGAAATATTTAGTTTTCCTCATAAAGGTCACGGAGCGATATGACCTCCCAATCCTGGGGAACGATTACACTGAGGCACACTCTAGACATCTTGCCTATCGTGCCGGATAAAATAGGGAGGTAACAAATCTATAAGTTATACGTCCGATTTCAGGAGAATAATCGCGTAATATTAAGTATCCTAGGTCTAACTAAACTGTTTGTGCAGAGCAGTTGTAATGGCTTTATCGTGTTTTGATAAGGTCGGTAACGTCTCAGCGTTTGGTTCCCTACTACTAATCTCTAAGAACAGAAAAGCAAAACCGACA
Coding sequences:
- a CDS encoding ComF family protein; the protein is MGWMQHVQPLARLVIAARCPLCDRPASKILCIDCDRQLQRDRLSNPLHRESVPIVAWGQYGGTLRQAIAAMKYNHQPELARLLGIQLAQTWERSPLARRYPNPVVLPVPMHPQKQAERGFNQAELIAKSFCQYTRLSLQASGVQRTRNTEPLFNLSPTAREAMLDNAFCLGSDFQRRPPKLVLLVDDIYTTGATLRAIHHLLRQHHIALCGLAVSARAIAPSQHHNE